GCGGTGATCTTGATCTTGCGCTGGTGTCCAGAGACTCGCCTCAAAGCGGTACGTTTCTCTTCCAGGAACCCATGGTTTGGGTGGGCTCACCCCAATTCGAACTGTGGAGGCGGGATCCGGTGCCTATTGCCGTCTACGAGAGCGAGAGCCTGGCCCGGCGTTATGCAGTGGACTCGCTGACCCAACAGGGACGCCAATTCAAAGTGGTCTACAACAGCTCCAGCCTTGCTGGCCAGGTGGCTGCGGTTGAAGGTGGGCTGGCTATTGCCGCGATCACTCAATGCACCGTGCAGCCATCGCTCCATGTGTTGGGCGGCGAGCACGGCTTGGGAAGCATTGAATCGATGGACGTTTCGATTCTGCGTAGCCGAGCCTCTCGCGGGTCTAAAGCGGTCGACAGCCTTCATGCTTTCATCATCAGGGCGTTGAGGCTTCAGGCCTAGTTGCGTTGAGGCGGTAGCAGAATCGAAGATCAGTTGGGGAGCCGTTGATTCGGCCCCCGCGACGCAACTGTCAGCCCTGGACCCGATACCGCTCGGCCACCGTCGACTGCTTGATTTGCGCCAACAACCCTTGCCGCGCAGCCTGCAAGGCGTCCCATTGAGCGCCGTCCTGCAAGGGCGGAATGGTCACTGGTTCGCGGCGATCGAATCCGACCAATGCGGCATCGACCAGGTCGCCGACTTCCATGATTTCGCTGAGGCTATTGATGTCGATGCCCGCGCGGTCCCAGATTTCGGTGCGGGTGGCGGCGGGTAGAACGGCTTGTACGTAGACGCCCTTGGGCGAAAGCTCCAGGCTGAGCCCTTGGGAGAGAAACAGCACGAATGCCTTGGTCGCACCGTAGACCGTCATGCCAAACTCCGGTGCCAGGCCGACCACTGAGCCAATGTTGACGATCGCGCCGTCGCCGGCGTGCGCCAAGCGTGGGGCGATGGCGCTGGCCAGTCGAACCAGTGCGGTGGTGTTGAGCGAAACGAGGTGCGCGACGCTGTCGGTGGTCTGTTCGATGAAACTGCCGGATTGGGCGGCTCCGGCGTTGTTGATCAGAATCCCGATGCTGGCGTCGTCACGCAGGCGCGCCTCGACGGTGTGCAGATCGCCGGTTTGGGTCAGGTCGGCCTGGAGCACATCGACGTTGACGC
The Pseudomonas marvdashtae genome window above contains:
- a CDS encoding LysR family transcriptional regulator; translated protein: MPASDLQTDWLRCFVAVVDAGSLSGAAHEVNRSQSAVSMQMKKLEAALGRQLLSRGPRHLHLTADGQTLLGYARRILALHAETQAAFHGEELTGRIRLGVAEDYAAKYLTPVLKRFSPRYAGVEIELTCEQSTALIPRVRSGDLDLALVSRDSPQSGTFLFQEPMVWVGSPQFELWRRDPVPIAVYESESLARRYAVDSLTQQGRQFKVVYNSSSLAGQVAAVEGGLAIAAITQCTVQPSLHVLGGEHGLGSIESMDVSILRSRASRGSKAVDSLHAFIIRALRLQA
- a CDS encoding SDR family NAD(P)-dependent oxidoreductase codes for the protein MTTPTTVLITGASTGIGAVYAKRFAQRGHNLVLVARDNARLQALAAELRSEHSVNVDVLQADLTQTGDLHTVEARLRDDASIGILINNAGAAQSGSFIEQTTDSVAHLVSLNTTALVRLASAIAPRLAHAGDGAIVNIGSVVGLAPEFGMTVYGATKAFVLFLSQGLSLELSPKGVYVQAVLPAATRTEIWDRAGIDINSLSEIMEVGDLVDAALVGFDRREPVTIPPLQDGAQWDALQAARQGLLAQIKQSTVAERYRVQG